A stretch of the Enoplosus armatus isolate fEnoArm2 chromosome 13, fEnoArm2.hap1, whole genome shotgun sequence genome encodes the following:
- the LOC139295533 gene encoding CXADR-like membrane protein has product MCSASHFLVWLNPFPASIYATSAVLARSHLFCAAIPRCSNIREPQSVFTAGVPSSQLLLPIILLGVLTTCAQTEMKRVVGDNATLPCHHQFWVGDDPTLDIEWLLLKPTNRQRVVITYFAGRVFDPNEAERGRVAFAGEYLKGDASLLISDLSLTDSGEYSCKVKTGAKYHWSTISLIVLVKPSKPRCWMEGKLLEGGDVKMSCKSADGSDPIHYKWERVLDKGKYVGKLPPLALIDLKNPEIVTLRNLTKDSTGVYKCIASNDVGEESCTVEVKMHYVRGMGVVAGAVVGVSFGVLLIILIIWLVFRKKEMKKYEEEETPNEIREDAEAPKAKLMKPNSLSSSRSGSSRSGTSSTQSMVHNMGPRGQQACVPAVAALKENCQASTFPQSPPSYNQTVPKTPEPRSKPISTSTSNSKPSPPPKLSPGNLTRMGATPVMIPAQTKAFQTV; this is encoded by the exons ATGTGCAGTGCTTCCCACTTCCTCGTCTGGCTGAACCCCTTCCCTGCCTCCATCTACGCTACCTCCGCAGTGCTGGCACGCTCCCACCTGTTCTGCGCTGCAA TTCCACGTTGCTCTAATATCCGCGAGCCTCAGTCTGTTTTTACGGCTGGGGTGCCATCCAGCCAACTTCTGCTCCCAATTA TTCTGCTGGGTGTGCTGACGACGTGCGCccagacagagatgaagagggTCGTTGGAGACAACGCCACGCTGCCCTGCCACCATCAGTTCTGGGTGGGTGATGACCCCACCCTGGACATCGAGTGGCTGCTTCTCAAGCCAACCAACAGGCAGAGAGTG GTGATCACCTACTTCGCCGGACGGGTTTTTGACCCCAATGAAGCAGAGCGTGGCCGCGTAGCCTTCGCTGGAGAGTACTTAAAAGGCGATGCCTCCCTGCTGATCAGTGACTTGTCTCTGACAGACTCAGGAGAGTACAGCTGCAAAGTCAAGACTGGCGCAAAATACCACTGGAGCACCATCAGCCTCATAGTGCTGG TGAAGCCGTCCAAGCCGCGGTGCTGGATGGAGGGCAAACTGTTGGAGGGCGGCGATGTTAAGATGAGCTGCAAGTCTGCTGATGGCTCTGATCCCATCCACTACAAGTGGGAGAGGGTACTGGACAAGGGCAAGTATGTTGGCAAGCTGCCTCCATTGGCCCTGATAG ATTTGAAAAATCCAGAGATTGTGACTTTGAGGAACTTGACCAAGGACAGCACCGGAGTCTACAAATGCATAGCCAGCAACGATGTGGGAGAAGAGAGCTGCACAGTGGAGGTCAAGATGCACT ATGTTAGGGGGATGGGCGTTGTTGCAGGGGCGGTGGTTGGTGTATCCTTCGGagtcctcctcatcatcctcatcatctgGTTGGTGTTCCGcaaaaaggagatgaagaaatatgaagaggaagagaccCCAAATGAAATCAG GGAGGATGCCGAGGCTCCCAAAGCCAAACTGATGAAGCCCAACTCCCTCTCCTCGTCCCGCTCTGGCAGCTCTCGCTcaggcacctcctccacccagtCCATGGTGCACAACATGGGGCCCCGAGGCCAACAAGCCTGTGTCCCCGCAGTGGCAGCCCTCAAGGAAAACTGCCAAGCCTCCACCTTCCCTCAGTCTCCACCTAGCTACAATCAGACAGTTCCCAAGACTCCTGAACCCCGTTCTAAGCCCATCTCCACGTCGACCTCCAACTCCAAGCCCAGCCCTCCCCCTAAACTGAGTCCTGGGAACCTGACGCGCATGGGGGCCACTCCTGTTATGATCCCAGCCCAAACCAAGGCCTTCCAGACTGTGTAG